The Oculatellaceae cyanobacterium genome contains a region encoding:
- a CDS encoding BrnT family toxin — MYFILNEVTFVWNDDKARINPQNHDGVTFQQATEAFFDPFLVVVDASRNDEARDAVIGLDKRWNLLYVVYIEREKDIIRIISARKATRKEREYYES; from the coding sequence GTGTATTTCATACTCAATGAGGTAACCTTTGTCTGGAATGATGATAAAGCTCGGATTAATCCCCAAAATCATGACGGCGTAACTTTTCAGCAAGCAACAGAAGCCTTCTTTGATCCATTTCTTGTAGTAGTTGATGCCAGCCGTAATGATGAAGCACGAGATGCTGTTATTGGTTTAGACAAACGTTGGAATCTCTTATACGTCGTCTACATTGAGCGTGAGAAAGACATCATTCGGATCATTTCCGCTCGTAAAGCCACACGCAAGGAACGTGAATATTATGAAAGTTGA